Part of the Lolium rigidum isolate FL_2022 chromosome 6, APGP_CSIRO_Lrig_0.1, whole genome shotgun sequence genome, acctaaggtggccggccaccctcccaaggaaaggtgggagtcccacctcaagtgggaatcccaccttgggtaggtttcatgtcatatggaaggttttggtttggggtcttattcgaagacttgtagaccaactcttgggtgttccacctatataatgaggagcaaggggagggggccggccacaccaaagccattgtggccgcacccctcatagtggccggccacctccccctctcccaaaccctagccgccccacctcctccacctctcccgcaacgcttagcgaagctccgccggagttcaccatcgccaccgccaccacgccgtcgtgctgccggattcaaggaggagctactacttccgctgcccgctggaacggggagaaggacgtcgtcttcatcaacaccgaacgtgtgaccgagtacggaggtgctgcccgatcgtggcaccgtgatcaagatcttctacgcgcttttgcaagcggcaagtgatcgtctaccgcagcaacaagagcctcatcttgtaggctttggaaatcttcaagggtgagtctcgatcatctcctcgttgctcccatcttctagattgcatcttggcttggtttgcgttctcgcggtaggaaaatttttgttttctatgcaacgtatccctacagatACAAACTTGTATGCTGATTCTGGTGCTACTGATCACATCACGAATGAGCTAAGCAAGCTCCTCATCGCCAACAAGTACAACGGGCAAGACAAGGTCCGCACTGCTGAAGGCACAGGTATGGACATTAGTCATGTTGGTGATTCAATATTGCGTACTCCTCATAGTTCCTTTGATCTTAAAAATATTCTTCTTGTTCCACATGCATCCAAAAATCTTTTGTCTATTCATCGATTTACActtgataatcatgtctttattgagtttcatcctttctTCTTTTTAATCAAGGACCAAGCAACTCGAAGAATTCTGTTTAGAGGCCCTTGCTATGGTGGTCTCTATCCTTTGGTGCCTATGTTTCACGAGACCTCCAAGCATGCCTTCTTCTCAATAAAGCCATCTTCATCTACATGGCATCGACGTTTAGGACATCCTTCTTCATTTGTGGTTCAGCAAGTTCTTAGGAGAAATAAAATAGCTTATACCCAGATAGTACCCCATATGTTTGTGATTCTTGTCAGTTAGCTAAGAGTCATCAGTTGCCATATCCTGTGTCATCTAGTGTCTCTCATGCTCCCTTGGAGCAAgtgttctctgatgtatggggtcctgctcctttgtctgtgggaaaacatgcatattatgtaagctttattgatgatttcagtaaatttacttggatatatttgcttaagaaacgttctgatgtttatcaagcctTTCTTAATTATCAGCAATATGTTGAGCGCAAGTTTGATAGAAAAATCattactatgcaaactgattggggaggcGAGTATGagaaattaaatagtttctttcaaAAAGTTGGCATCACTCATCATGTTTCATGTCCTCATGCCCATCAACAAAACGGTTCTGCTGAGAGAAAACACCGTCATATAGTTGAAGTGGGTCTAGCTTTACTTGCCAATGCCTCTATGCCCTTGAAATATTGGAATGAAGCTTTTATCACTGCCACCTTTCTCATAAATCTACTTCCTACTAAGGTTCTTGATTTTGACACCCCTACAGAACGTCTCCTTAATGTCACACCAAATTATGATGCTCTTAGAacttttggttgtgcttgttggcccaacCTTCGTCCCTACAACAAGCGCAAGCTTGCTTTTAGATCTAAACGGTGtgtttttcttggctatagtccCATGCACAAAGGTGTCAAATGTCTCGATGTCTCTACGGGCAGAATCTATATCTCAcgtgatgttgtgtttgatgagaaTGTGTTTCCTTTTGCTTCCCTTCATCCCAATGCCGGCGCTCTTCTAAAACAACAAATCTTGCTTCTTCCAACTTCCACAAATGAGGGTGTACAAAATATTGCTAACCATGTGCCTATTATTCCTATTACTGCAGATTGCAGAAACAGCTGAAGAAAATTGCAGCTCAAACGTTACTCAAAATAGTGCAGAAATTCGTTTTCAACAATCTGCATTAGATGACGAACTGGGCGTTGATCCCGAAGAAGATCCACCCAGACATTCTCCCTGCACTGGTCAGTCCGAGGAACCGCAGCCCGAGAAAGATCCGGCTGTTCCCGCGCTGCGTGTGTACTCGCGTCGCTGCGGCAGGGCTCCGTCGCGCGCGTCTCCCGAGCAGGCGCGTGGCCACCACACGCCCTCGCGGTCCCCGCCTCCCTCCGCCACTGGTTCTCCGCCACCTGGCGCTGGGGCGCGCGGTCGGTCCCCGGGTGAAGACGACGTCTCCGACAGCGCGTCTCCCAGCCAGTCGCTGTCGCCACCCTCGCCTGGCTCTCTGTCAGCTGCAGATGTTCCTTTAGGATCTTCCGTGGCCACAGCAGCTGGGGGGGaaatgaacccgaagaaattgAAGAAAATGAAGAGAATTCTGGCAACAATATTGATGAAAATTTTGATGAATCAAAATCATCACCGTCACCGTCTCCAGAACCTGTTGTTACTCAGCATGTTGGCGTCAGCACACGTCTTCAAAAAGGTATACGACATCCAAAGAAGTATACTGATGGTACTGTTAGATATGGCATGTTTTCATCTACAGGAGAACCGAGTACATTATTTGAAGCTCAAAGTGATTCAAAGTGGCAGCAAGCAATGCAAGAAGAATATGATGCATTGATTGACAACAAGACATGGCATCTTGTTCCACCCAGCAGAAGTAAAAAAAATTAATTAACTGCAAGTGGGTATACCGTATTAAAAGGAAAGCAGATGGCTCTATTGACAGATACAAGGCAAGACTTGTTGCAAAGGGTTTTAAACAAAGGTATGGCATTGAGTATGAGGATACTTTTAGTCCTGTAGTTAAAATTGCTACTATCAGGATTGTTCTGTCTGTATCTGTTTCTCGTGGATGGAGTCtacggcagctagatgtcaagaacgcgtttttacatggtgttctggaagaggaggtatACATGAAACAACCCCCAGGTTTTGAAAATCCTCACGCTCCGCACTAtatttgcaaacttgacaaggcTCTTTATGGATTAAAACAAGCACCTCGAGCATGGTACTCTAGGCTGAGTTTAAAATTGAgtgatcttggttttgttccatCAAAGGCTGATACATCATTATTTTTTTATAACAGAGCTGGTATCACTATTTATTTGctgatatatgttgatgatattatagtgACAAGCTCTTCTGATGATGCAATTCACATTCTGCTTAaagatctcaatgcaaattttgcCATTAAAGATCTAGGTGATCTTCATTACTTTCTTGGTATTGAGGTTAAAAAGGTGCAAGATAGATTGATTTTAACTCAAGAGAAGTATGCAACAGATTTGATTGCTAAAGTAGGTATGCGGGACTGCAAGCCTGCGCCTACACCATTATCCTCTACAGAACAATTATCTCTTACTGATGGCACACCTTTGGGTCCTGATGACTGTACTCAGTATCGCAACATTGTTGGAGGATTACAGTATTTGACACTGACACGTCCAGATCTTTCTTACTCTGTGAATAAAGTTTGTCAGTTTCTCCATGCACCAACCACTGAGCATTGGTCGGCTGTTAAACGCATTCTCAGATATATTCAGGATACTTCCAAGGTTGGAATTACATTTGTCAAATCATCATCTACACTTCTTAGTGCCTTTTCCGATGCATATTGGGCAGGCTCTATTGATGACAGAAGATTTACTGGAGGTTTTGCTATATTTATTGGATCAAACTTGGTTTCTTGGAGTGCCCGAAAACAAGCTACCGTGTCTAGATCCAGTACCGAGGCTGAATATAAGGCCTTGGCAAATGCCACTACAGAGTTAATTTGGTTGAAGCTCTTTTGAGAGAACTTGGTGTAAAGCTAAAGGAGAAGCCATGTCTTTGGTGTGATAATTTAGGTGCTACCTACTTGTCTGCAAATCCTGTGTTTCATGCTAGAACTAAACACATTGAaattgattttcactttgtcaGAGAGAGGGTTGCTGCGAATCTACTAGACATCAAGTTCATTTCAAGTAAGGATCAAGTTGCAGATGGCTTCACAAAGGCACTTCCAGTAAAACAGCTAAATGAGTTTAAACGTAATCTAAACCTTTCAcaaggtttagattaagggagggtgttagaaggTTTAGTACGTGTTTGTTCCGAACACGTTAGATGTGTTATTCAGTTCGAGTCGGGCTCCTGGTCTGTGCCCGACCGACTCGCCCTCCTCTTTGTAAACTCCCGGCCTATGCGCCTATATAATCAACACGAAACCCAGCGTGGACGCTAGCGCTGTTCTCATCTCATTGTCGTGTTTGACAGCTTCATCCCCTCACCATCGAAGAAGTTGGCACCATTTAGCATGAGAACACAAATTGGGGAAGACTGAATGAGCACCACAAGACCCTTCTGTGTGAATCCTATTTCTTTTGGCCAATCCTTAGAATAGTATGCCAAATGTGAGTTCAACAGTCTGAAGCATAGGACAGTTGAGCCAGAGCATTAAGGCTGCAATCAGTAAATGGGTAGTGTAACCATGTTTGTAGATGGCAGGTCTGAGCCAAAGCGAGATGTttttagagcaggtctaacaggccccgtataacccgcccaccccgtaaaattccggcgacatacggggcaggcgcggtttgggccgtctagcaggccccgtattcgggccaccccgtttcggcggaatacggggcccaggaaatcggccccgtcgccccgtacatatagtgggcgcaggtgcgagtgaggggttaacccctcactcgcaaccctagctccgccgcgcgccgccgcctcctcctcctgctccggcgagaaattagcCGCGCCCCCGCCACGCATTCCACCGCCGCCgctaggatggactcccgccgccgcggtagggcctcgccggcgagcggatcgaagcgatcccgctcgccggacaccgtagaggaagcgtggcggcTGAAGTGCAAGctttccgccgccgggagccgtcgcgcggctctgcaagtacgccggcgcgctgtacgtgccggaaccgctccgcgagttcgccgcgggtgggcggtggtacaagcgggacccgccgctcaagccgatgagcggcgaggcgttcgagaaatggcgcgcgcggtggcagcgcgaccgcgcggcgttggcggaatggagggcgaccatcggcagcagcggcagcggcggaggaagcggaggcggcgaggaggaagcggcggcggcggaagaggaggaagaggaggcggcctaccgccgtgcggtcgccttgtccgaggcggatgccgccgagaagcggcggcggaggcagaggaggaggcggcggccatcgccgccgtccgggaGTTCGAGGCGCGGCGAGGCGCGggggcgcgggaggaggcggcgaggatcgccttcatcccctacgtcatcctGGACGACTAGAGGTAGGTTGATGCTTTAGTAGATGTAGTATGATCCGTTGTATGATCAAAATGTATGTATGAtccctagtatgatcaatgaagatgaacttcccggggttttaatttttgaaaatacggggcgaaatacggggtctgctagacggcatggctcgaaatggagcagtttttcgatacggggcgaaaaagcagccagatacggggcagaaatataaggggcctgctagacatgctcttaagGTTGTCTCATGTCATTGTCATTCAGAGCATGGACGTACTCTAGACAAATCTTCTCCAATGGTTTGCACTTGCCCAGGATGAAACGGAGTCCTGATTCTGGCCATGTTTCAACTTTGACCAACCTCAAAACCTTCAAGCTCTCACAGCAGAAATCATATAAACTCGTTTTGTGAGCGTTCTATGAGGGATCATAACCCTTAGTCATGGCCCTAGCAGAAGGCCAAAATCCTCCCTTTATCTCAAACTCAAACTTCTGGAGCTCCATCCATTCTGAACCAAACTTTAGGAAGTCACGCTGTCTGATTCCCGTGCATTTCTTAACTACAAGTTCTTCCAGTGATCCGTTCCACCCAAAATACTCCAGCCATTCGGTGTTTTCCATATTCACGCATTTAATTAGGTGGAGACAAGACAGACTCTTACAAGCAACAGCCACTGAGAGAAGCCCACATGAAGTTATTGCTGTCGAGCGGTTCAGCCTGAGGATCAATTTCTTGCAATGAGCTAGACAGCCAAGACCAGAATCATCGATGTATGGGCAGGAGCTCAAGGTGAGATCGGTCAGCGATGGACAGTAAGATGAAAGcactaagtgggccagcccaccaGGCCAACGCTCTCATTCTGCTCCAGCGTTTTCCCATATAGAGGGCGAGACAGCAAtaaactatgctattctgaaaaaaaaaagcaataaaCTATGCTGCTTGAAAAAGAAAGTTTGGCTACCTATGAAAAATGCCAATTATTTGAAAAAATATATGAGTCCAATATTTCCCTTACAGAAGCAAATCATATTTACTGGTAAAAGAACCATTGGTTGAACAAATCATACTAGTATCTATTTGTCACTCACACCGAGGGCCTGTTTTGCCTGCTATTGCTCTAGCTTCAACTGTAATCTGCTCAATAGCAGACAGACCCATAAAACGATGTTCAGCCTCGATTCTTTATTTAGCACCTCTCTCGCCCCATTTCCCATTTCTTTGGTAAAAACACTTGTAATTCTTGAAACTGGTAAGATTCTGAACGGGGTTTCTATCGGTTCTGTCCTCATTCAGGAAACCAGAATCTGAGTGTCATTAACCAGCATTTTGGGAGAGACTGATGCGCCTTCCTAGAATTTATCGGGTTGACATAGACAACACCATTAATATGAGAGATGCACAGAGCATCCATATTCCCCATATATTGCACAGCAAATTGTAGTAAAATCTAACTTGATCGTTGCAATGTTGTCCTCAATATGACTAGAATCATTCGAATTGTTTCACTTAGTTTTGTGCAGCGTAGGAGTATGGCTTCAGCAATTACACAAACTATACGCCATAGTCTGGATGACATATTATGGGAAGGACCAGCTATGTGATGTATCTAGTTAACAACATCAACTGACTCACATCCATTCTCAATAGAAGTTTTCACTGCATCCACCACAATCTGTGTCTTTCGGGTGATGGCCATCCACTTCCCCTCAGGCTTGCCACCGGCATCTCTGATGTTCCTCACCAGCCTACAGAACTCCTGGACCATCAGGGCCTCCTGTGGTAGGTCCGTCGTGACAACATGCTTGCTTGGATGTGGAACCCATTCAGTAGCGAGTTCGTTGACGTCCGTCTTGGAGTCTACACTGAATGGACCAGACTTTTCATTGTACGGGATGAGGAGGTCGGTAACATGAATAGTACCATTTGTGCCAACGACGGTTATGTCCATGGTAAGGTTGGTAAGGAAAGAACAGTGGAAGGTGGCGACCTTTCCATCCTCCCAGTAGAGCGATGCACCACAAGCAAGGAGCACACCAGCTTGGTTCTTAACAGGGTGACGGTGAGCAATCACATTCTTGGGCAGCTCATAGTCGACTGCCCACAAGATTGCGCGGATGCAGTACCACCCAATATCACCAAGTGCACCCAGGGCATCAAGGTCTGGCTTTACCCTGATGTCATTCTGAAGGAAATCTTCGTCTGCTCGAAAGCTGACAATGCTGTTTACCTGAAGTAacataagaaaagaaaaaagtatTTGCTTTCAAGGTTAAACTCTGGCAAATGTATAGGTATCCAAAGTTAGTAGTCACCAATATTTTTGAGGTTATATCAAGAAATAGATCATCACACGGTAGTGGCAGAACACTTGACGCACGCAGAATGTGACTAGATCATCTCTTAAGTATTTCAGAATCCATATATGTGCCATTAGTTCATGTTACTACAGCCATTTCTGAGTCTGATTTCTAATGATCCGAAAATTTCTCACAAGAAGAAACCAAGattttttttctcgaacacaAAAACCAAGAATGGCATCACCGTTGCTATATATATGTGCATTATTTTTGAGCTGAAAACTGTAGGGGAGGCCCCGACAGTAAAATTTTATTAAAAGAGATAAAATATGTACAAGAGGAGAAGAAAGGAGGGAATGTACAAAAGGGCCTAGCCCTGGGCATAACCCAAAGAGAACTACAAAGCGTCTAGCCAAGCTAAGAGAGGGGTTTTTTGGTCATCCTTCATTCTGTAAGAGAGAAGGAAGATGTCCCTCTTAAAAGAAAAGGACCAAGCTCTAATAGAAGGTGTTACATTGTCAAAAATAAAAGCGTTCCATTGCTTCCATAAATTCCAGGTGGCAGTGATATATATGTGCATTATGATATGGTTTCTAGAGTTATAACTTACAAAACCAGATACATGTGCATTATGAGAGTTAAATTTGGCATTACATGTTAAACAGCAACGGTTTGACAAGATAACCACATTTCCACTATTCCATTCTATTCTCCTTTCCCAACTCATACATTCCACTGAAAATAAAAGTCAACCTCAGTTTTAACTTTTAATTCCAGTTTCAACATTTCCAGCTGTATCAGCATGTTATATCTAAGCCCAAAGCTGTACAACCTTACCGAGTTAGACTCCTTCCCTTCTAGTAGAAGTCACCAATTTATTGCTCACACAACAAACATGAACATATGTTTATGCTTTGTTAATTTATTTATATCAATATGCTGATCTATCTTTAAGAGATCTATGTACTTGTTTGGTTGCTATCAGTGTTGCAATGACCAGTTTACATGTGGAACAAGCAATTACAAAGACCATCAAAGCGTCATGTTTACTGTTTGCCTGTTTGATACCTCCCAACCCCAACTGAAGACAAAGGCCCCCTCACAGCCAGTTAAGTTCTGTCTTCTGTGCGgcaatgtacttttcccgagcAACCTGTggtgaagttttttttttggcaGAAATTCAATTCCCAACTAATGAGTGGTAATCACCTATTCACCATTGCCGGGTGCCAGTCTTCTAACATTAGGATTGGAAAGATCAGAGACAAATTAGCAAAGAATGTAGACAAGTGAGAGATAAAAAAATTTGACATATTTTTAGCGTCGTTTAGCATTGAATGTAGTTGCCGCATTGTATGCACAAAACCATATCAGGTGTAAATGCAATCTGACCACAGGGCTCAAGGGTATATTCGGGCAATCTGGCTTTTATCGGGGTTCTGACATGAGATTTTCTTTGGAGTGTTGTGGCACCCCTAAAATTTCAATTTCAAACTCGAAATGTGTGGGTAAATAAAAAAGGATGCCTTTGCTTCGGCCTTTTTTTCTCACTCTCACATTCCCCTTTAGATTTTACTTCTCCGAACTTTCCCTTTTCCGGTTACTGTTAGGGCATTTAGTACTGAATTGTACTTGACATTCAAAACTGAGTAAAATGAAAAGTACATGTTAAATAGTTTTAGGCATTTAGACATTGATTTGGCGCCTCAAATTACCAGGGTACATTGCACCTCATGCCTTGCCAATTGCATTGGTACCAAGACAACAAAGTCATGTTTCTAGATGGATGCTGCCATACCTGACTAAATGAGAATAGTATGATCCACAAAAACTACAATAATGTAGATTTCGGGAGGGTAACTTGTGTAAATATTATCAAGGCAATAACATGACAGATTCAGGTGTATGCCAGACCTTCAAGCATTGCAAATTTTATCAAAGAAAGACTATACCCTTAAGCAATCATTTTGTGCGATGGACAGGTGTTGAGTGAGCAAATGTATAGCACAAGAGGGTAATGAGCTCGGTTCAGTATGTTGGAAACTGACTGGGAACAACAAAATCCAGTGGATTATAATTGTGTGTCACACTTCGTGAACAGATAGCCAGAATTATAAAGGAAAAAAATTACTATGAGGGTCAAATCAATTAAGATTGGCAGAGCTAATCACTAGTTATAATAATGTGTAAACCTGCATAGCATTTTGAAGAATTCTCACAGATTTCTCAATGAAGCAAATAAATACTAAAACCAGCACACTTGATCAAATTAGGAGAGCGATCTATTTAGACTATATTCTAAGTGAGAGTGCAACATGTGACGGACAACAAAAGGAGCACGAGTGGTCAAACTGCAATATTTGCACTGGTAAATCGTACATTGAAGGTCATGGTAAGGACCTTGAAGGAGTTTCAGACGAAAAAGCAGAACATACAAACTCTACAACTCAATGGAAAGAGTACTCCAAGTTGCAAGAAACAAGGCATTGCTGTTCCTTCCTATAACAAAGCAATAGAGGCATGGAAATTTGGATAGATGTCGTACTAACATTCGTTGAGGTGTTTTGATAGTTCCAATTGCTAGCACAAAATATCACTATTGTTCACCATGGTCAACTAGGAAAACAGTATATTGAAAGATGACCTACCTTGCTTATTTACAGCTTTCGTTATTTATTTATTAGGGATTTGCTGGGACAGATAGCTTTGCTGGAAGGAAAACATCAAACAGAACAATGATGGCAACGGAAGTGCCAGAAACACAACATAATTCACTGCACGTCCACAGTGGTCAATTAGGCAAGTATATATGTAAAGGTAGCTGTCATGCCTAGCTTAATAATGCTCTCAGTTTTTTCTATGCCTTCAGGTACTGTGCACTGGCATTTTATCTTCTTTTTGCCTTTAATGTGAGAGCATCCTTCCAaattatgtggtgttttatatttGCATTATGGTGTTCGTTGTTGTTACTAAATGGTTGATCCTCTGGTGGATAATGAACTGTGTATTTGACTCTTTGTATCAAGTTGCATGTCATATGCATGCTTTTTGAGTCGCTGTATAGTCGCTGAGTCGTTTTCCAAAAATCACAGCTCACGACTATACAACAACTTATGTCGACTACACAGCGACTTTTGCCAACTATACACTGATTCACAGTTGTTGGGGACTCACTTTTGAGTCGCGACTCAAAAATCTTGGTCACATgatttcaacaaaaaaaaaatttaaggaaGTGTAAGAACATTGTGCAGTCATACATATGGCATTAGTACAAAGCAATATTCTGGcataggttttgaaacttattcCTTTTCTGTTCTACATACCaccatatcaaaaaaatcagattgCTTAAAAGCCAAAATCAACTCAGAATCCAgtatattatttatttatttattttttccacGAAGAGGCAAACTATCCCATACTGGGTACAAGGACAAACTGCAATAAGATTAGATCCAATCAGAGTTCAGTAGAATTTTTTTTACGCTTGAGCACATGAATAGATCAAGGAAACATGGCAACTATCGAAAAATTAACGGTGAAGTGGTCTCCATCTATGACAGAACACACACAGAATAGAAGATCACATCAACAATCAAATATTTCTATACCAAGAAAGCACAAGTATTATTTACAGCCTCGAAATGGGATTAATAAAAGCGTGCAACTTCATTCAGATGGCATGCTGCCTTAAGATCCCAAATTAAACCTTCATAAGCGATACCAGTTGGAACAAAATCAAAATGTAGCACATAAATTTGAAGAACTTACAATTCTGACGTCGCCAATGGTGCTCTGATCGGCGACGAGCTGGCGCATCTTGGCAGTGCGGAGGTTGTGCATCCACATGGTGCAGTCCATGAACTGGACGCCGCTATCCTCGCAGGCAGCGAGGATTGAGTCGAGGTCAGCGGCGCAGAGCGCGGTGGGCTTCTCGAGGAGCAGATGCTTgccccgcgcggcggcggcggtggcccactTGAGGTGGAGGCTGGTGGGGAGCGGGAGGTAGATGGCGTCGATGTCCGGGTCTTCGAGGAGCGCCTCGTAGGACCCGTGGAGGCGCGTGCCGGCGGGGAGGCCGTTGTCGGCGGCGAAGAGGCGCGCCTTGTCCCCGGAGCggctggcgatggcggccacttcgGCGGTGGGGGCGACCAGCAGCATGGCGCGAGCGAGCTTGCGTGCGATGGAGGCGCAGCCCATGATGCCGAAGCGCACCGGGCGCGGCGGCTCCTTCGGCGCGGCGGCGGACGACATGGCGAGCGGAATGTGGAAACGCGATCTGCCGACAGGAATCTGACCGAAATCAACTTTGGCATACTTATCTGCCCTCCATTTTATATCTAACGTACCAGATTATCTCAAATTTGGGACTTAAGTACTAAAATACTCtttccggtcggatttaatcgacgcaaTGGGAGCATTGTACATGCACATCGTTAATTCGTTGTGTTTTCGGTTCGTCAATTAATTGCGACCTGAGGTAGTAGTTCAGAGAAAAATGAAAAGTTACAGTAAATCATGTTTGGATTTATATTCTGAGAAACTTCCGTTCCATTTGAACAGCGTATGTGATTAAATACTCCATTTAAAGAAGTGCTCCAACAAGTACTCAAAAACATATGCTATACCTTTAAAGAAGTGCTCAAAAACATAAAAAGCTATTTGATGGAAGCCTAGCGAATGTTTATCAAAATATAAAAAAGCATTTGAATTTATTTAGTACGGagcaaatgttttttttttctaaacagTTGAATTTTCAAGTTCAAAATTTAAGGCAATCTAATATGTTGGATTTAAAATGGAGGGCGGATAAGTAGGGTAAAATCGATTTGTGCTTCTCAAAATCACCAAAGTTGAATCGCGAGAATCAAGGTTCATTGAGGATTTTGCTTTATGAGAAAGTATCACTTAACATCACTTACTGAGTTGTTGGGGCACTTTTTTGCAGATAACTGAACTTTCCTTTGCGGATAGTATCATACAGAAGGAGGTGGCGTGCAGCCTGGCAATGTGGCTTTGTGTACACAATTCCTCGGGCTCTGCCCTGGTGGTCCTGTTGTGCATGCTCAGTGGCTAGAGCGCAGTGGCCTCTCTTGGCTTGCCCGAATTCGAATAAATATTTCTCGTGGTTTAGCTCCGGTCCTCACACACCTTCTACCTTAATACCGATGCCCCGGGATTCGCCTAGTGGTCTTGTTTTTTTAAAGAAGTGCTAAAAAACATTAAAAAAACTATTTAATGGAAGCCTAGCGAATGTTTatcaaaatataaaacaaatcatTTGAATTTATTTAGTATAGAGtaaatgttttcttttttctaaaCAGTTGAATTTTCAAGTTCAAAATATTAGGCAATCTAATATGTTGAATTTAAATGGAGGGCGGATAAGTAGGGCAAAGTCGATTTGTGTTTCTCAAGGTTCATTGATGATTTTGTTTTATGAGAAATTAGCACTTAACATCACTTGCTGAGTTGCTGGGgcacttttttttgcaaataagTGAACTTTCCTTTGCACATAGTATCATATGGAAGGAGATGGCGTGCAGCCTGACAATGTGGCTTTGTGTACAATTCCTCTGCCTGGTGGTGACAATCGGCTGCCAATTCGATCGTTGCAGAGGCAGCGCCCACAGCTCTTGGAAATATGCCCTAGAGGAAATGATAATGTTGTTATTATCATGTTTCATTGTTCATGGTAAACTTTTATACTTCATGCTAGAACTGTATTAATAAGGAACATAATATGTGTGTGG contains:
- the LOC124666632 gene encoding uncharacterized oxidoreductase At4g09670-like produces the protein MSSAAAPKEPPRPVRFGIMGCASIARKLARAMLLVAPTAEVAAIASRSGDKARLFAADNGLPAGTRLHGSYEALLEDPDIDAIYLPLPTSLHLKWATAAAARGKHLLLEKPTALCAADLDSILAACEDSGVQFMDCTMWMHNLRTAKMRQLVADQSTIGDVRIVNSIVSFRADEDFLQNDIRVKPDLDALGALGDIGWYCIRAILWAVDYELPKNVIAHRHPVKNQAGVLLACGASLYWEDGKVATFHCSFLTNLTMDITVVGTNGTIHVTDLLIPYNEKSGPFSVDSKTDVNELATEWVPHPSKHVVTTDLPQEALMVQEFCRLVRNIRDAGGKPEGKWMAITRKTQIVVDAVKTSIENGCESVDVVN